Genomic window (Arachis hypogaea cultivar Tifrunner chromosome 13, arahy.Tifrunner.gnm2.J5K5, whole genome shotgun sequence):
AGTTTatattgactttttttatttttgcttcctTTTCACcgtttgaaatttttcttctttactCAAATTATTTTCATAGTACTGTTTCAACATCAATTCTCTTTCCTTTATTATGTATATTCATCCaccaatatttattttaaaatcaactattttaaaaattaaacactCATCATATAATATGTTATATTATCATATTTCACACCTAatcttattcatataattatattatatcttattatatttttcttaattgttttttctataaaaaaatctaatttattattttttttattacatatcCAAGAATAAGGATTGATTTTTCCTTTAAAGGATATATAgaaagaaactaattcaaaaacatgaatcaaataaaatgtaTGTGCAATATCACCAAGTTTAGACCTATTTTTTTCTAGTCAAACATTCATATCGACAATTTgattcctattatatatatattggttacatctcttaattaatattttttcttataattGAAATCTTTAATTGGTTACATtctcatttttctaattttattttatgattgattATGTGTAGGAGAAAAGTGATTCAAATATTCACACGAGAGCgcacctcaacatcaaattcttaCTCAATTTACATATTCAAATATCTATACTCATGATTGATTTATTCAAACTATATTTATgtagtatattttttaattgatttttttataaataaaatctttaatttataatattctaatttttaaattatatcaaacaaATTGATTATATTAAAACTTTTCAATTATatatcataaattattatttctttaaataGATGTATAGAGATAACTGATGTTATTTAAGACTCTTTTTAATTCTACCTATTAAATTCTTTATATCTAATATTAATACTCTATTATATCCTAGTTATTTCCATAATTGAttcttttttatgaataaaatctctaatttattatttttttattttatatcatgtgattaattttttttaaataaaataatatattaaatctcATTAtggataattttgattttttattaatttattatatttaaattatatcacctaattatttttttaatttaagtattaacaaatctaattatttaatacataatttttttctaaaaataacatCTATATTAGAATTATTGattaatgaaaatataaaataaatcataataattACCAAAATTGTCTATTTTAGTcatgatttaattattaaaaatatatattaaaaacttattttatatatttgtgtGAAAATGATTTAATCATAGATGAGAATTGACATTTAGTCGTTAAATCATATGTTAATATAATAGCGATATAAATTAGGACGATTAGAAGAATTATTGacaactaatattattttaattattaaatgttatttaattttaatttttatgtataattaaataaaaaaattaaaaaaatttaaaaaaagaaatatatatactaGTAGTAGAATCCGCCATATGAGTGTGTTTGACGCCATATTCGTGGTAAGATAATATAATGATTAGTGTCCGTATTAATGCTTTATTTGGAACAAACATTATTAGTTCACTAACTTGATACGCATGCGCCGCGTTTTTATGTGTGTAACTTCTTTCTCTTGCGTATAAATAATCCTTGCTTAGCTTCTTAAGGGAACCATAACAATTAAATTTCTTATcctattcattatatatatttgAAGAATACGagtaatagcagaaattaaactTGAATCTGGGAGATCAGAGAATGGATTTGATTATGATAGTGGTTGGTGCATTAATATTATTAACGGTGACAGAGAGAAGCAGGGGTCACGATTATGGAGATGCATTATCAAAGAGTATATTGTTCTTTGAAGCTCAGAGGTCAGGGAAGTTGCCACCAACACAGAGGGTTACTTGGAGGAAGGATTCCGCCGTCCACGACGGCGATCAATTTCAGGAAGGCGTGTCCCACTTGTACCGCAAACTTGACTTGGTTGGCGGTTACTACGACGCCGGCGACAACGTGAAGTTCAACTTTCCAATGGCATTCTCAACAAGCATGCTAGCATGGAGTGTGATACAGTTCGGGAGTTCCATGGGAGCAGAACGAAAGCACGCTTTAGAGGCTATTCGTTGGGGCACGGAGTACCTGATGAAAGCAACTAGCGTTCCTGGCTATGTGGTTGTACAGGTTGGTGATCCCTACAGTGACCACAATTGTTGGCAGAGGCCTGAAGACATGGACACTTCTAGAACCTTCTATGCGGTTAGCAAGGAGTGCCCTGGTTCTGAGGTTTCGGCGGAGATTGCAGCTGCGCTTGCAGCTTCTTCCATTGTCTTTAAACGATATCAACTTGCTTATTCTGCTAGGCTTCTCCGAAGAGCTAGAATGGTATTTAATTTGAACATCAATTATTCCAATATAATGTATAGCTGATTTTTGTTATTCTTTGTCTTATTAATTTGCAATTTAGGTGTTTGAGTTTGCAGATAAGTACAGAGGATCTTACAATGACGGCCTTGGACACTGGGTATGCCCATTCTATTGTGATTATAGTGGCTACCAGGTGTGTAATTTTCCATATTATGACAGTATATTATTCAAGCTTCATTTATATTCATTATGGTATTTGAAATCTATACAGGATGAATTGGTGTGGGGAGCAGCATGGTTGTTCAAGGCTACTAAAAACTCTTATTACCGGAAATACATTGACGAAAACATTCACAATCTCAAAACCTTCGCTGAATTTGGATGGGACTCCAAGGATGCTGGCATCAATGTGCTTCTTTCTACGGTACTGCAATATATAATTAATCTTCCTTTAATTATTctgaatattatttaattaatatgtttttgtttatTAACCACAGCTTATGATTAGTAATAGTAGTAACTCTAATGCGGACAACTTTATCTGTTCTGTGCTACCTGAATCGCCTTCCCTATCAGTTTCATACTCTCCAGGTactcaaattaattaataaaccAAGTAATATATATTGTgggttaattaagttaattaatatatgGCGTTTATGAGAGTAGGAGGGCTTATGTTCAAGCAAGGAGGGAGTAACTTGCAGCATGCAACGGCATTTTCATTTCTTTTCCTGGTTTATGCTGACTATTTGAACAAAGTTAATAGACACGTTGACTGTGGGGGTAAAGCTTCTGCAATATCCCCAACGCGACTTATACAATTTGCCAGAAGCCAGGTATACTTAATTAATTGcataaatttatcatattaaaTTAATACTAGTTAAAAAAAACAGTCTTTCACTATTATTAgctattttttatgaaaatgatAAAAGGTcagaaaaatttattattttttattaatgattaattaataatgtttaaaaatatagaataaaaaatattatttaaattactagattaaaaaaattaaaataataataaaaaacaataaattctattAGTTTTTGAACTTATTTCATTCTTTTTTCTTCATTTGTTCTACAATAActgtagtaaaaaaaaattatgcagattaaaaacataaaagtaaatatttaagtAATAGTaaaaaagtatcacaaaattatttttacataaaaagacagatttcaattaataaaattaattatatatttatttaatttttaaaaagtatattattattagaagTAATTTTGATTAAAAGAATTACTATTACCTAAATACTAGAAATgtgataaatattttaaaatttaagaaacaTGTAAAACATACAAGTATTAATAGcacaaagagaagagagagttaaTATACTactccaaaaatattatttgcacatcaaaattaattattatatatttatatataaatatatataatttaactcatctttaatgtgtattttttatattagtaattgagtttagtagctgattttaataTTTACTTAGCATGATTGATACTACTCAtcattctatttcttttttttattctacttttttttagataaattttgaTTAATGTATCAAAAAGCAATAACATTATAGGAGTTTGTAAGAATTCAATTTTTGACGAACTAAACAACCCTAACAAAGGGGGGAAAAAAAGAAGATATTGCTAATAAGTTGAAGTGATGGTGGAAATGCACATGTAGGTGGATTACATATTAGGAAGCAACCCATTGAAGATGTCATACATGGTAGGGTACGGAGAAAAGTATCCAAAAAGAATACATCACCGTGCATCTTCATTACCTTCCATAGATATGCAGCGTGGCCACATCGATTGCAAAGGAGGATCCTCTTATTTTCAAAGCCAAAACCCTAATCCCAATGTCCTTCTTGGAGCTCTAGTTGGGGGACCTGATATCAATGATCAATATGCTGATTCTCGATCCGATTTTGTGCACTCAGAACCTACAACCTATATAAATGCACCTTTTGTTGGTGCTTTGGCATATTTCAAATCACATCCATCctcaaaaccaaattaaattattACCTATAAGCATACATAGGATTATTGTATTCAGAATGTAAATGTAACTAGCTACAATTATGGCAGATTGTATATAGCACTTCTGCCAATAGAAACTAGAAAGTCATGGATTGTATATGGCAGATTGTATTAATTATTGTAGGAATAATTTTCTCAATCAAAGATTTACTTAATCTTTAAAGGGGAGTGCTAGAGGGCAGtacttttgttaaattttggtcCGCATTTAACtatcaaaagaaaattgaatgattCTACATCATTAGATGCAATctcacattattaaaaaaattattgatggctaattaatgactaaaaaccataaaatctgctggcccctagactttctTATCTTTAAGTAGCgctcacaaaatattttttctttttcacataaaTAAATCTCAGTTTCAACAAATAAATTTCTTGagataaaaatacaagaaaaataattatatatatatatataacgatcGAACACTACAACAAATTCGGCAGATAGCGGCAGaaattttgcggcggttttacAAAATCGCCGCCAAATGACATATTGCGGCGCATATCGCGGCGGTTAGAGACGAGGCTGCAATGAGGATTGTATTTAACAGCGGTTTTTCTTGAACCGCCGCCAAATGACATATTGCGGCGCATATCATGGCGGTTAGCGGCGATGCTTCAATCAGGATTGTATTTGGCGGCGGTTTGCTATCTGTAACGTCAAGTGACTCGTCATGTTACATTTTGCGGCGTTTTTTATTCCAACCGCCGCAAAATGCGTATAACGACATATTTCATTGGTTTCCTTTAAGGGAGACACTCCGATAAAGatgcttaaaacgtctttttttaaagatatttgttattaactaacatttaatacatataattgattaaactatattattttaattttaaaaatcttaaattctaaccctataacgatacaaaaaaagtaaaaaaatattaaaatttaggaatattatatatatatatatatatatatatatatataaaagaatattttagtcattttttataatagaaatattgtaattatttttaataaaaaaataaatttagaccgGTTTAAGgtataatttattgattttttggccaaatcaatttatctgatctaattttgataaaaatgacatagtttaatcaattatatgtattgaattttaattacttaaaaacatctttaaaaaaagacgttttaagcgtCTTTATTTAAGTGGCTCCCTTCCTTTAATAACAACCATCTGGATATAATCTAGTTAATTTAAGACTACTATTTTAGCCTACATATGATTTAATTATTGTTACTTAATTTCGTAACACTTTTTTTAGATCCGTTTTAcgtaaaaaattttacaaattaaataagctatatatgttaactcatgttttaaattataaataagctaatttaaaaaattaaatcattaattttttatataatcaaataaacataattaagCATACTATTACAATTACAATAAtacgaatatatttattttattggattgaattaaatttttattttaaagtatgtctatttaaattttaaataaaaatttataatgttaaattttaaattatttaaataaaattaaattaaatagaagaataAAATCATACCAATACAATTCATTTTGTAATAAATTATATCGATTTTGGATATAGTTATgtgatttttttcataaatagaaTCTAGTGAATTTTAGATAACTTTAAACATATTTCTGATGTTGTGTTCAATTTTTTAAATGAGCTTGATCTGGAGCGAAATTTaagataagaaaattaaaaaaagaaattcttttatttcaatttaattttctgatacaatagttaaaaaaattattctacttCTTTTATTAACATTgaaatttctcaaaaaaatttaaaaaaattttattcattaaaattaaaaaacaaagtaGCTACAAAATTTAGAGATTTTTATACTTCTTAATTCCAAAATCCTAATGCATaaggttaataaaataaaatgggcCAATCATAATTgggtttaaaataataaaagtaaaatagaataaaataaatataaaataagtcctaaaataaatactaataaaataatgcCTATTTGATTCAACTTAACTAATTAGAGCTTTCAATGCAATTTGAAAAGAGTAATATTATGTAGCTAAAATATTatagacaataaataaaaatacatgatCAATAACATTTACACTTATAAAAGAGTGTGAATCACTCTCCTAACTTAACTATCTTCTCTCATTTAATTACATTTACACCAAAAGTCAATTCCAAATTTTATATGAATCAAATCTCAAAAAACTCTCTTTCATTATTATATTcataattctataattttttctcaaataaaaattttaaatacttatatttttaatTCTAAGAAAAAATCTCAAATCATCTTaatacattttataaaaaataaaaatattttaaatttaattagtctctatttattaaaaataaaaaaagtctaaaatgattaattttttacctataaaataaaataataaataataaattagcaccaattcattaattatagatattacgtgtttaaaattatagatattatacatataaattatggatgttaaattaaaaaattttaacaacttttattatacaactcatattttacatatagattattataaaataaaaaataaaatataaaatataaacaaaaattaagaaataaattattaaaaaaaaatattaactcagcatattaaaattaataaatagacatacatatgaatattaaataaaaatattaaaataattaaaattatgatcCATTAGTGCATATATGagataattaatttgaaaaatacataataaGACACGTATATTAAAATTCAGTatgataattataaaaatttattaattatagacattatatatatatatatgaaattatgaatgttatgagtacgaaattatgaatgttattaatataaaattatagatgttatgtgtatgaaattatgaatattatgaataaatttgtcaattgaataaataaatttaagtaTTTAGCATTCTTTTCTTAAACTtaaatatgataaaatttaaaaatatttgtgttaaaaaataggataaatcATTATTCTACTTTGAAAAACATAAAACAAATTTCTAAATTATCAATAACggtgatttaaaaaattataggaTAATTTACATGTATaatgtctttaaaaaaatattaaaataatttaaaaatataatttattgatacatatatgaaataatttaaaattaaattaatttattactaTACCTCATTAGaattagtgtaattttttatattctcATAAATTAATTGACTGTGAACGATATTATTGGGTGAGTTtgaaatcaaactaaaaaaaacttcaataaaaaagatcaattagCATGCATATGTTTATCCGACACATGTAACATCCTCCATTCTAAAGCCCATTTCATTATCTCTCCACGAATTGATGCATCAAGCTTTTTTATTTCTGCATCAGGCTTCCAACTGCATAATAATCGTGGTTTTTGCTCCTGAATGTTGATGTTTTTAATTGTGCTTCAACTATACTAAAGTTGTGATTTTTGTCTCTAACCTAGATGACCTTTACGTTATTTCGACAGCCTCCAATGATAATGAGATGAATGAATAAATTAGTGGTTATATGAAATTTTTGTCTTATATGAATCAATTACAATTAACGTCACTTaaagaatattattattttagttccTTATTATTAGTCTTTATTGTAATCgtaaatatgaatattaaattgTAAAAGAGAATATTAATATATGATTCGGTTGATACTTAATAGTTAGGAtatgttattataattaatataattaatatacggAGCCACTAAAAGTGTAATAAGTAGAGTGATAAgagagttaaataaaataaaaaattaaaatataattaagttatataaataaagtcaattttaaaaagttttggttAGTTATGTCTAGGGTTAGAAGTAAGTCAAGTAAGCTCACGAGTCAGCTTGAGTTCGGCTCGTTATTAACTCAATAAGTTGAGCTTGCGAGCTAATGAGTCGAATTTGAGGctggaattgagctcataaattaaatgagtcgaacttgagtttggataagctCAACTCATTAGTTCATGAGttggctcgattatatatatatatatatatatatatatatatatatatatatatatatatatatatatatatataaaatagtaatgtataattttacatatattaatattcttctttaaaattttataattattttttatatgattttgatgtaggatataaataaaaattttataattaatagatacacaatatataaaaattattttttaatatatataatttataatttattaatataaaattatagattatgttcctaTTATTTAAGCCAACTCGTGAGCTCGAGTCGGCTCATGAGCTTTCGGTGAGTCAATCTTGAActtaagaaataggctcgattgttaatgagaaataggctcgattgttaatgagttgaGCCGTGAGTCAAGCTCAATTTttgagtcgagcttgagcttggtctaacTCGACTCAGTTCAACTCACTTCCAACCCTAATTATGGCTGAAATATTTTAGTTCCCAAACTTTTTCCATTTGAAAATAGTAAGACATTTGGCTTTCCATAATCATTTACCAATCTCTTACTAATTCTTGATGCATATCTTGAACAAATAATTTAGCCATGTTTGTAAAATCTTCTTTTATTCCCTTAGATGTTGTTTTTGTAATTGGACCAATTAGCTATGACAATTTTTAATTTGTCCCAAGAAATttgtatcatttttttatttctgaaaaagATTCTTCCTCGAATTTGTATCCTGATTAAAAGGAGATAAGTTAGAAACATTAAAAGTAGTTAACACATTATACTCACATGGGAGGTCAATCTTATAAGCATTGTCATTGATCATTTCTAACACCTGAAATGGACCATCATCCCTtgtttctaatttatattttctttgagTAGAAAAtatctccttcctcaaatgaACCCAAATCCAATCATTAGGTTCAAATACAAGTTGTTATTAATCTTTATTCATCCTTTGAGCTGTCAACTAGTTTTTCTTTTCAATCAACTCGTGTGCTTTCAAATGCATTGTTTTAACTTTTTCAACTTTACCTTCTCCATCCAAGCTAACAAAATCACTCAAAGACAAAGGTAATAAGTCCAAAATAGTTAAAGGATATGcaagttcaaaaaaaaattcataaaagaaTGAATTGTTCTATTATAagcaaattcaataaaaaataagcaATATTTCCAAGTTTCAGATTCTTACCAACAACAGCATGTAATAAGGTCCCTAATGTTTTATTTACTAGTTTAGTTTGACCATCATTTTGAAGATGACAAGTAGTAGAACAATTTGGTTCCCAATTTATTTCACAACACTCTTCAAaaatgattcaaaaattttacatcataataaaaaataatagtttgAAAAATACCATACAATCACACAACCTCTCTGAAGAACAAATCAACAATATTTGTTGCATCATCAATTTTATGACATGCAATTAAAGGAACCGTTTTACTAAATCTGTCTACCACCACAAAAAatattatctctattttttttagttctaGACAAACCAAGAATAAAATCTATAGAAATATCAACCTACGGATGCATAGGAACAGGTAAGGGAGTATACAAAATAAACTATGTGGTAAAGATTTAGATTTAGCCTATTTTCATACAATACATTTAGCacaaaattttttaacatttCTATGCATGTGTAGCCAGTAAAAATATTCAGATAACACATACAAAGTCTTACGCATACTAAAATGACACAACAAATTCCATTATGTGATTCTATAACAAGTAAGTCCCTAATAGAACAAACAAGTACACAAATTCTATTACTATGAAATAGAAAACCTTCATGTCTATAAAATTAAATGTGTTAAATACACCATCTTCACAAGAGATATAAATAGCAAAAAAGTCAGAATCAATTGCATACAATTATTTAAAAACTCAAATCCTAACAACTTAAAAAGATAGTAATCAAAGCATATTTTCTAGATAAAACATAGCAACTACATTCTCTTTACCTTGTTTAAAGGCAATCACATATGTAAAGGTCTCAATAAATCTCACCTATTTAACATGTCTTTTATCAAGTTCACTTTGTCCTTTCAAGTGCTTCAATGATTCATAATCCATGTGAATCAATCACGAACTCTTTAGGTAGTAGGTAATGTTACCAAACCTCCAATGCTGGAACCAAGGTTTACAATTTTTTTGTCATAAGTTGAATATTTGCGTTGAGCTAAGTTCAACCTTTTATTAAAGTATGCAATGGCCCACTTTTTCTACATCAAAATAATACCTATACCAATTCTAGAAGCATCGAATTCGATCTCAAAGGCTTATCAAAATTAGGTAAAACAAAACTAGGGACATAACACAAAAAATCTTTTAAGATATGAAATacaattttttgttcttttttccaTTTAAACCCAACATCTTTTTTGATAACTTCTGTTAGAGGTGTAACAatggtagaatttttttttacaaatatccTGTAAAATCTAGCTAAACCATGAAAACTTCTtacctcaaaatattttttaggcGTTGGCAATTCTCGAATAGTCTTCACATTTTTCTTATCAACCTCAATTCCACTCGCACTCACAACAAAAACCAAAAAGCACAACTCTATCAATACAAAATGTGCACTTTTTAAGATTGGCATATAAATGCTCTTTTCGAAGCACTACCAAAATAGCTAAAATATGTAACAAGTGATCATCCAAATAAGtgttatatatgtgaatattatcgaaataaataataacaaattcattcaaaaaatcTCGCAAAACATAGTTCATTAGATGCATAAAAGTACTAGGTGCATTAGTTAATCTAAAAGGCATTACTAACCACCCATATAATCCATGTTTGTTTTAGATGCAGTCTTCCATTTATCCCCTGGTTACATTCTAATTTGATGATACCtactttttaaatcaaatttttaatgaaTATGCATGTACCATATAATTCATCAAGCATGTCATCTAACCTAGATATAGGATAACGATACTTTACCATAATCTTATTGACTGTACGACAATCTACCCACATCTGCCAAATACCATGAACCAACAAAACTGGTACATCACATGGGCTCATACTGTTTCGGATATGACCTTTGGCTAGTAATTCTTTCATTTGCCTTTGAAGCTCCTTTGTTTTCTCAGAGTTACTCCTATAGGTTGGTCTATTAAAAATACTAACTCTAGAAATAAAATCAATTTGGTGCTCAATCTCTCGTAATAGAGGCAAATCACTTGGCACGTCAGTAGGAAAGACATCTATAAAGAAACTATTTAACAATTTTAGGTTAAGTTTAATGTTAGATAATAAAGTGGCTCGAAACCGAACTAAAATTATAGTGTCTTTGCCTACTAAAGCACTCTTTAAACCACTCTCTTTTgcaaagaaatataattttttctcaATTCTCATTTTTTTGTATGCGCATTATTCTCATGGCATGCACTCGTCTTTCCTTTCACTCACCTTTGGACCTTTTGCTAAATACTTTTCACTCAAGGTCCTTTTTTTCTCAGAATTTTCTTTTACCTCatatcctattttttttcttgGTAATCTTGTTGAAGCTTCAATTGTTCAAGGTAAAGCTCCTTAGGTAATAATGGAGCAGTGATCTTACAACCATTAAAATCTAAAGAAAACAGATTCGTGTAACCATCATGGAATGCTTGACGGGTCGAATAGGCAAAGTTTCTCTAATAATAAATGACAAGCTTACATTGGCACCACATCACACAATACCTCATCAACATACTTCCCCACAGAGAATGCATATGTCACCTGCTTGTCAACCTTTATCTCACCATTGTCATTCAACCACTACAATGTATATGGTTTAGGATGCCAAACACATGTCAAGTTCAATTTCTCCACCATAAGTGTACTGACCACATTAGTCCAACTCCCTCCATCAGTAATCAAACTACACACCTTTTTACCAACCAAACATCTAATGTGAAAAAATTTGGATGTTGCTGTAAGCTATCTTCTTTCACCTGCAAATTTATGGCATGCCTAACAACAAGAGATTCATCGTGAGCTGCATACTCAACATCACCATCAAAATAATTCTTTAAAGGTGGCATACTATCATAATCAGAGTTATTACCTTGATCAGAATCAGACACAATATCACCTCCTCTAATAATCATCATCTTCCTGTTTAGATAATCACTAGCATAATGATCCAAATCATGATACTTGAATATTTAATATCTCTATTCCTAGAGGTAGCAGATGAAGAAGAGTTAGAATTATCCTTCTTCTTTGTAGCATCAAACAACTTCTCCTTGGATTCTGCGCACTTAAGCTTTATTGTGTCATCACTATGAGACTCTGTGTGAACCCATTTTGGATGAGCATAAGACAATTCCTTTGGTGCTCTTCTTTGTTTTTGCATCTCCACCTTCAATGCCATACTGACTAAATCCTCCAACTCCACATAATGATGTAACTCCACCACATCAGCAATCGCTCTATTCAACTCACCAATAAATCATGCCATAGTAACCTCATTATCCTTTTTTATGTTGGCAATGATAATAACAATCGCCATTTTCTTATGGTAGTCTTCAACGGACTTGGAGCTTTGAGTCAACCTATGTAACTTCTGATGCACTTTCCCATAGTAGTACGAAGGAACAAATTTCTTCTTCATGAGGTGCTTCATATGATCCCAAGTCTCAATAGGGTGATCATCATTCCGCCGTCTTGTCTTCACTAGTTCATCCCACCAAAGCAAGGCATAATAAAAAAATGCAACTGCTCCCAAGCAAACCTTCTTTGCCTCTGAGTAATTATGACAAGCgaaaattctttccaccttacGTTCCCACTCCAAATAAACTTTAGGATCATTTCTCCTTTTGAATGGTGATATTTGCATTTTAATGGCATTGATATTGCTATCGTGACTTTTGTATTGAGATGTTGTAATCCCATCAGAGTCCTCATTAGAATGTACATGATTCTGATGCTGATTCTTGAAAGTTCGTGTTTAGTACTCTTCGACAATGTCTGTATCACCTTCTGTCTCTATTCCTCCAATTCATTCAAGCGATTAATTAAGTGTTGAATAACCCTTTGCATTATCCCCATATCAACTAGAGTATCTTCTGGGTGGCCCGCTATAGCGATAAACCTGCAAACTGTTATAGGAAGGATCTCGCAATCACTTTTTCACGTGTTTTACTCAAGGATGGACACTCGTGTTTACTCTCAAAATTGACTTTTACCATCT
Coding sequences:
- the LOC112737394 gene encoding endoglucanase 8-like, with translation MDLIMIVVGALILLTVTERSRGHDYGDALSKSILFFEAQRSGKLPPTQRVTWRKDSAVHDGDQFQEGVSHLYRKLDLVGGYYDAGDNVKFNFPMAFSTSMLAWSVIQFGSSMGAERKHALEAIRWGTEYLMKATSVPGYVVVQVGDPYSDHNCWQRPEDMDTSRTFYAVSKECPGSEVSAEIAAALAASSIVFKRYQLAYSARLLRRARMVFEFADKYRGSYNDGLGHWVCPFYCDYSGYQDELVWGAAWLFKATKNSYYRKYIDENIHNLKTFAEFGWDSKDAGINVLLSTLMISNSSNSNADNFICSVLPESPSLSVSYSPGGLMFKQGGSNLQHATAFSFLFLVYADYLNKVNRHVDCGGKASAISPTRLIQFARSQVDYILGSNPLKMSYMVGYGEKYPKRIHHRASSLPSIDMQRGHIDCKGGSSYFQSQNPNPNVLLGALVGGPDINDQYADSRSDFVHSEPTTYINAPFVGALAYFKSHPSSKPN